A segment of the Candidatus Marinarcus aquaticus genome:
TATTTAAGTTACCAATCCTATGTAACTCCCTTAGCACAAGCAACTACAGATATATTTGAAACCTTAAGTTTTATGTTCACCCTACTCTTTGCACAATCTGTTTTAAACATCAAAAAACATTCCCGATGGCCTTTTTATGTTATTCTACTTATCTGTTTTTTTCATGTTTTAGATGTGGTTTGGATTTTTATCTATAAATACTCTCTTTATTATGAATACATTCCCTTTTCCGTTACTTTCTTAATTGCTATGATGCTGGGATTGTATGTATTGTTTAAAGGCAACAAAATTGCACTTATATATATCATTGGTTGGACATTTATATTTATTGCCATTTGTTTAAGCGAATTGGATCTCCTTGAACTCAGTGGTATTTATACCATTCATATTGTAACGGCTTTAGAATCCATTGTTTTCAGCTTTGCACTGGGGTATATGCTTAAAAAAATTGTTGAAGATCAAAATGAAAAAGAGAAACTTTTAATTCATCAAAATAAACTCGCGTCCATGGGAGAGATGATCAACAACATTGCACATCAGTGGCGACAACCTTTAACGCATTTGAGTTTTATTAACATGGATTTGGAATTGGCATCAAGTGAAAAAAAACTGCCACCTTCATATCTTGTAAAAAAATTAAGGGAAAGCAATCAACAAATAGAGTTCATGTCTCATACGATTGATAACTTCAGAGATTTTTATAAACCCGATAAAGAAAAAGAACAATTCTATCTCTCTGAATCCATTACACAAGCTCTTACAATTATGAAGCCACTGTTAAATAAACATAAAATAGCTCTTCATTTTAATATCATAGTTGACAAAGAAATCTATGCGTATAAAAATGAACTTGCACAAGTGATCTTGAATCTCATCACCAATGGTAAGGATGCATTGCTTTTAAATGAGGTTAAGAATCCCTATATTGAGATAAAACTGGACAAAAACGACATTGTGATTGAAGATAACGCCAAAGGGATAGATGAAGCCCTTATTGACGATGTCTTTAATCCTTACTTCACAACCAAAGAGAAAGGGAGTGGCATAGGCTTATATATGTGCAAAATGATT
Coding sequences within it:
- a CDS encoding sensor histidine kinase, giving the protein MRFILFLFLLFLNLEAKRIDDVVECFISEDGENYKKALYVDYIDKKLQSYTIKFTLNKNTPYSKYYLSIVSDVHALKKTNVEYEINNSRLITVDLSQLQTDTFYFYYEHPAKVRPDFRYKVINAFEYEYLLEHEGILYGISYGIIFCAFLYYLVIYLSTRISFLLYYSSMQFFVLLTLICFTYLSYQSYVTPLAQATTDIFETLSFMFTLLFAQSVLNIKKHSRWPFYVILLICFFHVLDVVWIFIYKYSLYYEYIPFSVTFLIAMMLGLYVLFKGNKIALIYIIGWTFIFIAICLSELDLLELSGIYTIHIVTALESIVFSFALGYMLKKIVEDQNEKEKLLIHQNKLASMGEMINNIAHQWRQPLTHLSFINMDLELASSEKKLPPSYLVKKLRESNQQIEFMSHTIDNFRDFYKPDKEKEQFYLSESITQALTIMKPLLNKHKIALHFNIIVDKEIYAYKNELAQVILNLITNGKDALLLNEVKNPYIEIKLDKNDIVIEDNAKGIDEALIDDVFNPYFTTKEKGSGIGLYMCKMIIESHFKGKINVENSRNGACFKIIL